From the genome of Pseudomonadota bacterium:
ACTACCACTTTCCATTTTATTTCAATAGCTTAAAAATTTTTGTCCACACAACCTAGTGATCTTTAGGAAAGAAAAAATGCTCTTACCTCTTATGACAGAGCCCTTTTATTGCATTTTGGATATTTGTTTTATTTCCAAATCAGCATAATGTGTGTAATATCTTAAAGTAGAATCACTTCAAAGTTTTTTTCTGACATTATCTAAACAATCGCTCGTCCCATTCTATCATTAAAGGAGTCGAGACTTTTATTTTATGAAAATCTGGATGTTGTGTATTTATAATAATGTTGGAATCTTCTGGGGCAACCACTGACGGAACAATAAGATAAGCACTTTTTCTTTTTGAATACCAAATATCTCCAAGAGTTCGACAATCCAGTATGTCCATTTTTCGTACTTCTATACCAGATTTATAAGAATCAATCTTTTCCCCTTTAATAGTATTCGGAATCTCTATTTTTACATATTTTTGATTCTTTGGAATACCACCACGGCCAACCCTCACAAGAATCTCCAACAATGCACAAGAAAAAGATAATGAAGCATATATTACGGCATTTCCTGGAGAATTCCACCTGCCGCCGTTAATCATTGCTCCTGTTCCATCAAAGATAGGATATCGGCTATCTGAAATTCTATAGACAATTAAAGTCGTCATTTAAACTGGAAGCCCAAAATATACTTGCCAGAGCATCTCCTCAAGCTCTCGTGCCCCACGTTCTGTTCTTGATATACTTAAAGGAGATCTTCCTCCAAACAATTGGTGAGGAGACACCATAAATGCAACTGCCGCTTCTTTCTCATTAAAAACATGTATCGCTGTAGCATACACACGCGCCAACCGTTCTACTCGCTCACTTTCGGCCAGTTTAAATATGTTTTTTCTCTTTTTGTATGTTCCCTCAGGAATAATTTCATAAATTTTTTTTTCTTGACCCAAATCTTCTAAAATTGTTCTAAGTGATTTTTTAGGAATGCCCTCTTCGATTAAGGCCATTAAATCATAATTAGCCCTAATTTCTCGTCCAAGAATTTCTTTTCCGCCCATCACTCCTGCTATTTCTGCTGCTCCAATCATTTCAAAACCTCCTTATATATACTTATTTATGGAATATATTTATACCAACTGTCAAGATCATTTTAGGTGAATATTTAGAGTTATAACTGCTTTTTAATCTGTTTTTTATTTATTTCTAACTTCAAAAATTACTTACGGGAGACGGCTACGTTCTTAACTTAATAGAAGAAAGCGCGGAGCTTTCGGAAATTAGGAAAATCCTTACTTTTTGATATTAATAGTAATTATCTTTGATTTTCGCTGGAATTACGTGGAGATCAACCATGCACAATTACAGAGCTAAAATTATTTCCTGGGCCAAAATGAAATCTTCTGAAAGCACCCTGAAAGAAGTTCTTTTCCACCTGCAATGATGGATTCCGACATTCCTGGTATAGATGTCAAATACAAAGTTTCTTGAATAGAGCTCCAATCTTCCTAAGAGATAAGAACAGCATTATGCTTTTTTCCTTTTATAAGAAGTGGAAGGTGACTTTCTACAACTTTATCAATTAATCTATGAAGATTAGATCTGACTTCTTCAAAGGTTAAACTGATCATCTTTTTTCTCTTTTTTTTCGATAAATATGGTATACGTCTTTACCACACACCAGCCCTTTATTGAATCTTCTTTTTTTACGCACAACGCTTCTCTTCAATATTATGTTTTGAGCAAGTTTTGAACGATAAAAATCAAATAAACTTACATTGATTTTTTTGCCATTGAAAGAGGGCTATATTTAGATTTTTCATACTCTGAAAGTGCAATCTGATTGGGTTGATGAGAAGGAAATTCAACTTGATAACGTGTCATTATGACATTATTATCCCAATCGCTTCTTAGGAATGAATTGAGCCTTCTTTTAGAAGACTGATCAGATTCTTCTTCACAAAATTTTCCCCTTTGAGAGGAACATTTATCTCCTTGTCCTCCAGATGAAAAAGGCAGCGTAAAGGATAATAGTTCCTTTTTTGTTGAATTTTTTTGCCCAGATTGATCTGCATAGGTTCTGCCAAAAAATAAGATTCCCATAACAAGAAAGACAATATTCATTTTTTGAAAAAAACTTATCATTTATACGCTCTAAAGTTGTTTCTTTTTCTATAACATCATGACACCATAGTTGATATCAAAAAAATAAGAAAAACTTTTCTAAACTGTCATTCTTTATGAATACCTATAACGTTCTTGCTTCATTAATTTTTTTCTTCAAACGAGAAACGGCGTCTTCAATAACCCCCTCCTCCAAATAAAGAGAAGGATTTTCTTTTGTTTCCTCACGTAATTTTCGAACTTTTCGATCAGTCGGAGCCTGCCCCTCAATAAAACTTGAGCCTTTAGAAAGTCTCGCGCGCTCCGCATCCCAAACATTAATAAGGCGCAATTTCCCGTGACCTTGCTTTCCTCTATCTTCAATATCATAAATTGCTCCAACAATAATTAATTTACCGTTTTCAACAAGCTTACGAAAAGATACATTTCCTTCTTCCTTTCCTCCGGTTGCTCCTAAACATTTATCAACTTGGCGGTGAATATTATAGAGTGTATTTCTATGAACCATTTCTTTAAAGGCTTTCTTTTTCTTCTTATCTTGAAAATCCTTTTCTGACATAGATGTTTGATCCAAAACTTCAACACCTTTCAGAGCTTCTTTAATATCTTCATCAAAAACAGTTTGTTTTAAGTTGGTTCGTGCTTTCACAGCGCCGCAATCATCATGTCCTATAACCATAAGAAGAGGTGTTTTAGTATATAGAATTCCATATTTAATACTCCCACTACTTGAGTCATATTGACCTGATAAATTAGCAATTTTAAAAACATTATTATCAGGCGCTTCATCGAAGGCATGAACATGAGCACGTGAATCTACACACATTACAACGGTTGCACGGGGATTTTGCTGATCAATAAATGCATTAAAATGATTTGCATCATTCATATTGATAAACTTTTCATTATCTCTTGCCATTTTAACAAGCATTGCAATTGCTGTGTTTATCTCAGGTGACGCTTCTACCTGACAGTTTTCTTTATCTTTGCATGTATTTGCCTCAAGATTAAATGCTAAGAAAAATGAAAGACATGTTCCTATCCTTAAAATTTTCAAGGATGTTATTTTTATAAACTTTAATATCATTTTCTTTCTCCCTTCCTCCCTATGATTTTTTATTTATTTTAAATTTAACTTTCGCTTAAAGGAAAGAAATTTTATGTAATTTTTAATAATTCTTACATGGGAAGTTTTAATGTTGCTTTTAATCCACCATAACTGCTTTTTGAAAGAATAACTTCTCCCCCATGAGCTCTTGCAATATCACGCGTAATTGTAAGTCCTAAGCCAACACCGCCCGTACTTAAATTACGAGATCCCTCTAATCTCATAAAAGGCCTAAATACATTTTCATAATCACTTTCTGGTATACCGGGGCCATCATCTTCAATATGAGTTAATAAAAAGCCTTGTTTAATCTCCATAGAAACCCATACATGCTTAGCGTACCGTTGCGCGTTTTCGAGAAGGTTTGCAAAACATCTGCGCAGAGCATGCGGCCTCACCTCAAGAAAAAGAGGAAACTTTATGGAAGAATCAAGCTTAATATCAACTTTTTTTGATGTTCGATAGATATCTCCAATAACATTTTCTACAAGAAGAATAACATCCGTTAAGATGGGTTTTTCCTCTCCCTCACCTTTTACAAAGTCAAGATATTCTTTAATCATAAATTCCATTTCTTGGATGTCTTCATGCAAATAATGCGTATCCTGAGATTCCGGCAAAAGTGCTAATTGTAGCTTCATACGCGTAAGAGGCGTTTTAAGATCATGGGAAATTCCTGCCAACATCTCAGTTCGCTGCGTAATTTGTCGTTGAATACGTTCCTTCATCAAAAGAAATGAATGCCCAGCTTTTCTAACTTCAAGCGCTCCTTGCGGACGGAATCCTGATACGTTTTGACCTTTTCCCAATTGTTCAGCTGCTTCAGCTAATTTTTGAATTGGCCTTACTTGATTCCTCATAAAGAGCAGAGCAATTGTTAAAAAAAGTGCAGAAGCTCCAAAGGTGCCGAGAAGAACAAGAGTCGTTGTTTTACTCATAAGTCTTTTATAAGGTAAAGAAATTTCTAAAAATCCTTTTGAAAGCTCAATATTGACAAAAATGTTTTCAGAGTCTGAGAGCAAAACAAAAGGAAAAAATAATTTTTCACTTAAATTTTTAAGTAAAATTTCATCTGCCCAAGGATACCGATACAACATTTTTTTAGAGTTTTTTAAGAGTTGTTTTTCAGGAACATATTGGACTTTCAAATTTAAAGTTGATAAAATTTTACGCTCTGATCTAGAAAATATATTTAAAAGATCATGAGACTCTAAAGATTTACCTTTTAAAAGAGCTTCTTGGTAAATTTCTGTCGCAACACAAATTTCTGAAGAAATAGCTTGCGCGAGAAGGTGCGTTACAGACGTTAAGTGTCGATCTAAAAAAACATATGTTGTGATAATTTGAACGAAAACAAGAGGCGCAAAAATAATAAGAAAAGCACGCCCATAAAGAGATTTGGGTAGAATTTTACGTGGATAAGAAAAAAGAGAAAATTTCATGGAATAAAAACATATCCTTTGTGGCGTATTGTTTGAAGATATCTTGGAAATTTTGGATCTTTCTCAATTTTACGTCTTAGCCTGACAATCTGAACATCAATAGACCGCGCACTCGCTCCTAAAGAAACCTTTTGTGCAATACTTTCACGTGTATGACATTCTTTGGGCGTTTCCATAAGACATCTTAAAATTTTTCGCTCTACCTCAGTCAAGGGAATTCTCTTTTTATTTTCAGTTAACTGCAAGGTTTCTAAATCGAATAAAAACTCTCCAAACATCAGCCTTTTTGGAGAAGAAATATTTATTTCCTTTTGTACCAGAGGGCGTCCACGGCGTAAAATAGAATGTATACGCAAAAGTAATTCTTTCGGCTCAAAAGGCTTCGGTAAGAAATCATCCCCCCCTTTTTCAAATCCTTCTAATCGATGATTGACTTCACCCTGGGCACTTAAAAAAAGAATAGGAACTGTGTTGTTAAGGTCTCGTAGATGGTCACAAAGTTCAAGTCCTGTTTGTCCAGGCATCATAATATCTAGAACAATAAGATCAAATTTAATTTGGTCTAGCAGATTTAAGGCTTCTTCAGCATTCTGTGCTTGAGCCACAACAAAATCATTTTCTTGAAGATATTTAAAAAGAAGATCTCTCAAACGCATATCATCATCCACCACAAGAAGATGATGAGGACTTAAGATATCTTTTTTAGAAACATTTTCTGGAAGAAAAAAAGAAAAAGACACTTTTTTAGATTCAATGAAAAGGACGTTTATAAGGGCTTGATAAAAGAACTTCTTCAAGAACATGCCCAACCATTGCTTGCTCAACTTCTTCTTTTGAAGCTCCATTTTCAAGGGACAAAATACAATCAAGAGCATAAAGCTTAAATTCATATCGATGCTCCTTATCCGGAGGACAGGCACCACCATATTCTAACTTTCCCCAACTATTTTTTCCGACTTTTACGCCATTTGGCAATTTCTTTATATTCTCTTCAAGGCCATTTAAAGAAGGCGGAAGATTAAAAAGTATCCAATGGGTCCAGTTTCCAGCAATCGCTTCAGGATCATCATGGATAAAAACAAGAGATTTTGTATTCTTCGGAATTTCTCCAAAAGAGAAAGGCGGAGAAATATTCTCGCCGTCACAAGTATACATGCGTGGAAGATGTTCACCATTCTTAAAAGCGGGACTTGTTAAAATCATAGGAGCCTCTGCATATGTTAGTCTGGTCAATCCGATTCCAAGTAAAATCAAAGTATATTTCAAAAACCAGCACATTTTTTATTTCCATCAAAAGTTATAAGCTCATTTCTACCTTAAGTGAAAAAAAAAATTCTTTCCATATAATTTTCTGCCTTAATTTTTCAGAAAGACCCCTTGATCTTAGAGGAGTCATCGGCGTATAACAGGAAGTACTTTTAATAAGGAGTTTTCTGTGACACGTTTTATTTTTATAACTGGAGGCGTTGTTTCTTCCTTAGGAAAAGGAATTGCAGCTTCTGCTCTTTCTGCTCTTTTACAAGCACGTGGATTTACGGTAAGGCTTCGTAAATTTGATCCCTATTTAAATGTCGATCCGGGCACGATGAGCCCTTATCAACATGGAGAGGTTTTTGTAACTGAAGATGGCGCAGAAACAGATCTTGATCTTGGACATTATGAACGATTTACAGGTGTTGACTGCCGCCAAAGCGATAACATTACAACGGGACGTATTTATTCTTCTGTTATTGCAAAAGAACGCCGTGGAGAATACCTTGGAGCAACCGTACAAGTCATCCCTCACATCACAGATGAAATTAAAGACTTCATAAAAGCTGATTTAGATCAAAATAACCCCCCTGATTTTTTAATTATTGAAATTGGAGGCACGGTTGGAGATATTGAGAGCTTACCTTTTCTTGAAGCCATTCGACAATTTAGCAATGAGATTGGAAAATCTCAAACGCTTTTTATTCATTTAACACTCCTTCCTTATATTCAAACGGCCGGAGAAATTAAAACAAAACCCTCTCAACACTCTGTCAAAGAACTTTTGAGCATGGGAATTCAACCAGATATTCTTCTATGTCGATCTAATCTTCCCATTCCTCAAGACGCTCGAAAAAAATTAGCTCTCTTTTGTAATGTTAAGGCAGAATGTGTCATTCCTGCAAGCGACGTTGATTCTATTTATCAAGTTCCTCTTAATTATCACAAAGAAGGATTTGATGAAGAAGTTCTTAAATATTTCAAAATTAATCCTAAAGATCATCCCCTTAATCTTGAATGTTGGCAAGAAATTGATCAACGGATTCACCATCCAAAAGCATCCGTAAAAATTGCCATTGTAGGAAAATATTCGGGCTTTCCAGATGCTTATAAATCTCTTTTAGAAGCTCTTGTCCATGGTGGCATTGCAAATGAAACAAAAGTTTCCATTAAATGGATCAATTCTGAAGATCTTGAAGGAGATGCTTTGTCTCTTTCTGATCTGTTTAAAGAGACAGATGGTATTCTTGTCCCAGGAGGATTTGGTGAACGAGGTGCAGAAGGAAAGATAAGAGCCATTGAATATGCACGTGTCCAAAATATTCCTTTTTTGGGAATCTGTTTCGGCCTTCAAATGGCCATTGTTGAAGCTGCCCGAAATCTTTTAAAACTTGAAGATGCAAATTCGACAGAATTTGGACCTTGTAAAAATCCAGTCGTTGCACTTCTTACAGAATGGGAAAAAGATGGAGCAAAAGAATTAAGGACAGGACAAGATAATTTAGGAGGAACGATGCGTTTAGGAAGTTATCCGTGTGTTCTTCAAAAAGGGTCTATAATTTCAGATATATATGGTCATGCAACATGTATCAATGAACGCCATCGTCATCGATGGGAGGTAAATTCTCATTATAAGCTTCAACTTGAATCTGCTGGAATTCGATTTTCTGGAGAGTCTCCTGATGGGAAACTTCCTGAAATCATAGAAAGATCCAACCATCCTTTCTTTATTGCTGTTCAATTTCATCCTGAGCTAAAATCAAGACCCTTTAATCCCCATCCTCTCTTTAAGTCTTTTATAAAAGCCTCACGCACTCATAAATTAAATAAATCAGGAGATTTTAAGTGATACAAGAAACTTTTACTGTTGGAAATATAACTTTTTCTAATAAAAGCCCCTTAACAGTTTTTGCTGGACCTTGTGCCCTTGAAAGCAGAGAACATGCTCTTCATATGGCTCATTCTCTTAAAGAAATCACAGATAAGCTTAAAATGGGATTTGTTTATAAAACATCATTTGACAAAGCCAATCGTTCGAGTGGCTCGACACCAAGGGGCCTTGGACTAGAACAGTCTCTCGCTATTTTTGAAGAAATTCGTTCGACGATTGGATGTCCTGTTATGACAGATGTTCATAGTGTCGAGCAATGTGACATCGTTGCCGAAGTTGTTGATATTCTTCAAATTCCAGCTTTTTTATGTCGCCAAACAGATCTTTTAGTGGCAGCGGCAAAAACAAATCGCGCTCTTAATATCAAAAAAGGGCAATTCTTAGCACCTTGGGATATGAAAAACATCGTTCAAAAAGTTAAAAATGCCGGAAATAATCGTATTTTCGTATGCGAACGTGGCACGAGTTTTGGATATAATACACTTGTATCTGATATGCGTTCTCTTCCAATTTTAAAGGAAACCACTGGCTGTCCTGTTGTATTTGATGCAACCCATTCTGTCCAACAACCGGGTGGGCTTGGTGAAAAAAGTGGAGGAGAACGTCAGTTTGTCCCAATTCTTTCACGGGCTGCAGTTGCCGTTGGAATTAGTACAATTTTTTTAGAAACACATCAAGATCCTGATAACGCACCCAGTGATGGGCCTAATATGGTTTTCTTAAAAGACATGGCTTCTCTCTTAGAAACGCTTCAAAGAATTGATGACTTGATTAAACAAGACCTTAAACTTTGTTAAAAATTTTATCTATTTTAAATTATAAAAAAGGATTTAAGAATGACCAAAATTACAGATATTAAGGCACGGGAAATTTTAGACAGTCGGGGATTTCCAACTCTTGAAGTAGAAATCTTTCTGGATTCAGGCTCTTGCGGCAGGGCTTCAATACCATCAGGCTCATCGACAGGAACGCATGAAGCGCTGGAACTTAGGGATGGAGATAAAAACAGATTTAAAGGAAAAGGTGTCAGACGTGCTCTTGAAAATATCTTAGGTATTATCCGCCCAGCACTTTTGAATGTTCCTGGCCTCGATCAATTTATTTTAGATCAGACACTTATAGACCTTGATGGAACACCTAATAAGTCCCATCTTGGAGCAAATGCTATCCTAGGTGTTAGCCTTGCTTATGCACATGCAGCTTCTCAGGCTTTTGGAATCCCTTTGTTTCAATATGTTGGAGGCGTCTATGCAAATCTTCTTCCTCTCCCTTTAATGAATATTATTAATGGCGGTGTCCATGCAGATAATCCTATTGATATTCAAGAATTTATGATCGTTCCCTGGGGAGCAAAAACATTTTCCCAAGCCTTACGCATGGGCTCTGAAGTTTTTCATAACTTAAAAGAAATTCTTTCTGAAAACGGACTCGGAACAAACGTTGGAGATGAAGGAGGATTTGCTCCCTATTTGAAAAGCTCCGATGAAGCTCTCGGATTTATTTTAAAAGCAATTGAGCGCTCGGGTTATAAACCCGGAGAAGATATTGCACTCGCACTTGATGTCGCTTCAACAGAACTTTACCGAGAAGGTCGTTATCAATTTAAAGGAGAAGGAAAAGTCTTTAATACAGAAGACCTCATTGCTTACTATGAAAACCTTATTCGTCAATACCCTATTATTTCAATTGAAGATGGTATGGCAGAAGATGATTGGAAAGGATGGAGACTTTTAACTGAAACTTTAGGCCAAAAAATCCAACTCGTCGGTGACGATATTTTTGTAACAAATCCTACGCGACTTAAACAGGGCATTGAACATCATTTAGCAAACTCTATTCTTATTAAGCCCAACCAGATTGGAACATTAACGGAGACTTGGGAAGCAATTGATATAGCAAAACGTAATTCTTACACAGCCATTCTCTCTCATCGTTCTGGTGAAACAGAAGATACAACTATCGCGGATCTATCTGTTGGATTTTCTTGTGGACAAATTAAAACGGGATCACTTTCCAGAACTGATCGGATTTCAAAATATAATCAACTCATACGTATTGAAGAGAAACTTGGAAAAACAGCTCGATTTTCTGGAAAAGCATGCTTCCAACGCTTCTTAAAACCTTCTCACTAAAACAAGATTTTAAACATGTTGCGCGAGATTAAAGATTTTTTTGGAAATTCTTGGCCTTATTTATTTACAGGATTTATTCTTGTTTATTTTGTATATCATTTGATTGGAGGAGAGCACGGCCTCATTGCATGGCGTCATTTAGATGCGGCGTTAAAAGAACATCAAAAAACCCTCAAAACCCTTAAAATGGAAGAAGACGCTTTAGAGACCTGGGTAAAGCAAATGAAAAATCCTATTAATCCAGATTTACTTGAAGAACAAGCTGGAAGGCGTCTTAACCTTCATCATTCAGAAGATCGAATTCTTCTCCTTCCTCAAAATGAAAATCCCCAACATCTCGCTCTTTAAATTTTCTTAATCAACGCCTGTTGACCCAAATCCACTTATACCCCGGGCATTTTTAGAAGAAGTTCCTTCTTCTTGAAGACTTGTTGTTACGGTAAAGCGACATTTTTGAATCGGCGCAATTACCATTTGTGCACATCTCAATCCTCTCGTAAGCTCAAATTCTATTGATCCCAGATTTGCAAGAAGAACCTTTATTTCCCCATAGTAATCTGAATCTATCGTTCCAGGTGCATTTAAAACAACAATTCCGTGATTTAAAGATAATCCAGATCTGCTTCGAATTTGTCCTTCAAATCCTTTGGGTATTTTCATAGAAAACCCACAAGGAACCAAAAACCGAGCCCCAGGCTCTAAAAGAACAGTCCCTTCAATGGCGGCTCTCAAATCAAACCCAGCACTTTCTTCAGTTGCATGTTCAGGAAGAGGAAGCCCGTGCCCATGGGATAAAACTTCAAGAAGAATTGATAAATCTGACATAGTTTATTCCTTTTTTTATTTCTTAGTTTCTTTTTGGCGACTAAATTTTCCAAAATTTCCAAACATTTGCTGCATAAGACTTGGATCTTGGCCCAATGTTTTTGTTTTACGTGTGTTTGGCTGAAGCTCAAAATCATGAGGAGCATCAATCGGTGTAAAGCTTTCAAGGATATCTTCATCATTAAACACTAAAACAAAGACTTCTTTTTCTTTAACATCAGGATCAAAAAACGCAACACGTTCAACCCTCTCCCCTATATAATACCATGTTTTTGGATCAAAAGGGGCAATGCTTGTTGGAGGTCCAAGAATTTCAAGAACTTGAGCCTTTGTGGTTTCTCCTTTTTTAATTTTTGAGACCGTTTCCACATCTGGTAAATTCCCATGAATTGTCGAAAACGGCGCACATCCCGGTAAAAAAGGAACCGCACTCATCATAATGAGGGGCATTAATCTTTTTATATAACGCATCAATCTTCTCTATTGTTTCTCAAGCATCAGTAAAGTCATAACCACCCTTAACCTACCTGAAGATTTACATTTTTAGAAGTCAATTTTCAAAAATTTTGAAAATCTTTCCAAAATGAGGCCTGCCTTCCTTTTTAATATTGATTTTATTACTCCTCTTAAATCTTAATTTAAAAAATCTTTTTATATTCATCTAAAATAATAACTTATAATTATTTTATAAAATATAAGTAAAAAAATTTAAATCAATATATTTTAGAATACCAATAAAAATAAAAAAATAATTTAATATTTTTTTATTGTATACTGAATTAAAAATCATTTTTAATAAAAAATAAAATCAATGTGTTATTTTATATAAAATAAAAATTTATTGACTATTATAACTTTAAATTATTAAAATATTTAAATAGTTCCCATATTCATCATCTTTCATAAAAAACAAAAAAGGAAGCACCTGATGAAAAAAAAGATGGACCATCTTAAAAATTTTCTTACCCCGCAAGAGGATAAAACAACTCTAGCCAATAAAACGGCTTCTTCTTGCTGGCATGATGTAAAAAATAAAGACCTTCTCTATCATAAGATTAAAAAGTTTCCCTCAGATATTTATACCTGCCCCATGCATGTAAACATCAAACAACAAGGACCTGGAATTTGCCCTATTTGTGGGATGGCTCTTGAACCTGAAAATGTCTTAGTTAATCAACTTGACGAGAATTCAGAGCTTAAAGATATGATGCAAAGGTTTTGGATTTCATGTATTTTTTCTCTTCCTCTTTTAATTCTTACAATGGGAAGTCACATCATTCCCATACGATGGACACAAACATTTTCTATGCCATGGATAGAATTAATCTTTTCAACCCCCGTTGTTTTATGGTGCGGTTGGCCATTTTTTAAACGCGCCATACTATCGATCCAAAATCGTTCGCTTAACATGTTTACACTTATTGGGATGGGAGTTGGATCCGCATATCTTTATAGCCTTTTTATTACCTTATTTTCAGTATCTTTTCATAATTTTGGGTTGAAAACGACGCTTAATGTCTATTTTGAAACAGCCGCGCTTATTATTACTTTTGTTCTTCTTGGACAAATTTTTGAACTCAAAGCAAGATCGAAAACAAATTTAGCCATTCAAAAGCTTTTACAATTATCTCCGAGCATCGCACATCTCGTTAAAAACGACGGAACAGAAGAAGATGTTCCCTTAAGCTCTATAGAAATTGGTAACATATTAAGAGTTCTTCCAGGTGATAAAATCCCCACCGATGGCATTATTATTGAAGGAGAAAGCTCAATAGACGAATCCATGATTACAGGAGAATCTTTACCGCTTTTTAAATCTGTAAATGCGCATGTTGTCGGTGGAACCCTCAATGGACTGGGAAGTTTTTTGATGCGGACGGAACGTGTTGGGGAAAACACGCTTCTTGCACAAATTATCCAGCTCGTTTCAAAAGCTCAAAGAACACGTGTTCCTATTGAACGTCTTGTAGATACAATTTCACAATATTTTATTTTTCTTGTTATCTTTATGGCTTTTCTTTCTGCTTTTATGTGGGGCATATTTGGCCCTGAACCAAAAATAGGATATGCTCTTTTGTCTGCTCTTTCTGTTTTAATTATTGCTTGTCCCTGTGCACTTGGTCTTGCAACACCTTTGTCTATTATGGTGGGCATTGGACGCGGCGCGCTTGAAGGCATTTTAATTAAAAATGCAGAAGTCCTTGAAACTTTCAATAAAACAGATACCTTGATTTTTGATAAAACAGGAACATTAACAGTAGGAAAGCCCCAATTAATTTCTGTTGTCCCTGCTTCAACCTCAATGAGTAAATTAGAGATCCTTTCTTATGCAGCAAGCCTTGAAAAAAAGAGCGAGCATCCTCTTGCTAAAACAATTATAGAAGCAGCAAATCATGAAAAAGCAACGCTTTTACCTCTTACAAACTTTAAATTAATTCCAGGAAGGGGACTAACCGGGACACTTCAAAATAAAAAAGTTTCTCTCGGAAATGGTGAAATGATGCAACATTTAGGGATTAACTTATCCAATTTCCTAGATAGAATTACAAAAGAACAAAAAAAAGGCCATACTCTTATCTTTTTAGCCATTGAAAAAACACTTGCTGGATTCCTCTCTGTTGCTGACGTTATGAAAGACCATACATCAACCATTATAAAAATACTCGAGAATGAAGGGCTCGATGTTATTATGCTTACAGGGGATCATTCTATAACGGCTCATGCGATCGCAAAAGAAGCTGGCATTAAAACTGTACTAGCTGGTGTTCTTCCCAAACAAAAGTATG
Proteins encoded in this window:
- a CDS encoding two-component sensor histidine kinase, with translation MKFSLFSYPRKILPKSLYGRAFLIIFAPLVFVQIITTYVFLDRHLTSVTHLLAQAISSEICVATEIYQEALLKGKSLESHDLLNIFSRSERKILSTLNLKVQYVPEKQLLKNSKKMLYRYPWADEILLKNLSEKLFFPFVLLSDSENIFVNIELSKGFLEISLPYKRLMSKTTTLVLLGTFGASALFLTIALLFMRNQVRPIQKLAEAAEQLGKGQNVSGFRPQGALEVRKAGHSFLLMKERIQRQITQRTEMLAGISHDLKTPLTRMKLQLALLPESQDTHYLHEDIQEMEFMIKEYLDFVKGEGEEKPILTDVILLVENVIGDIYRTSKKVDIKLDSSIKFPLFLEVRPHALRRCFANLLENAQRYAKHVWVSMEIKQGFLLTHIEDDGPGIPESDYENVFRPFMRLEGSRNLSTGGVGLGLTITRDIARAHGGEVILSKSSYGGLKATLKLPM
- a CDS encoding YbhB/YbcL family Raf kinase inhibitor-like protein, with the protein product MILTSPAFKNGEHLPRMYTCDGENISPPFSFGEIPKNTKSLVFIHDDPEAIAGNWTHWILFNLPPSLNGLEENIKKLPNGVKVGKNSWGKLEYGGACPPDKEHRYEFKLYALDCILSLENGASKEEVEQAMVGHVLEEVLLSSPYKRPFH
- a CDS encoding carbonic anhydrase, which codes for MILKFIKITSLKILRIGTCLSFFLAFNLEANTCKDKENCQVEASPEINTAIAMLVKMARDNEKFINMNDANHFNAFIDQQNPRATVVMCVDSRAHVHAFDEAPDNNVFKIANLSGQYDSSSGSIKYGILYTKTPLLMVIGHDDCGAVKARTNLKQTVFDEDIKEALKGVEVLDQTSMSEKDFQDKKKKKAFKEMVHRNTLYNIHRQVDKCLGATGGKEEGNVSFRKLVENGKLIIVGAIYDIEDRGKQGHGKLRLINVWDAERARLSKGSSFIEGQAPTDRKVRKLREETKENPSLYLEEGVIEDAVSRLKKKINEARTL
- a CDS encoding response regulator, whose translation is MFLKKFFYQALINVLFIESKKVSFSFFLPENVSKKDILSPHHLLVVDDDMRLRDLLFKYLQENDFVVAQAQNAEEALNLLDQIKFDLIVLDIMMPGQTGLELCDHLRDLNNTVPILFLSAQGEVNHRLEGFEKGGDDFLPKPFEPKELLLRIHSILRRGRPLVQKEINISSPKRLMFGEFLFDLETLQLTENKKRIPLTEVERKILRCLMETPKECHTRESIAQKVSLGASARSIDVQIVRLRRKIEKDPKFPRYLQTIRHKGYVFIP
- a CDS encoding CTP synthase — translated: MTRFIFITGGVVSSLGKGIAASALSALLQARGFTVRLRKFDPYLNVDPGTMSPYQHGEVFVTEDGAETDLDLGHYERFTGVDCRQSDNITTGRIYSSVIAKERRGEYLGATVQVIPHITDEIKDFIKADLDQNNPPDFLIIEIGGTVGDIESLPFLEAIRQFSNEIGKSQTLFIHLTLLPYIQTAGEIKTKPSQHSVKELLSMGIQPDILLCRSNLPIPQDARKKLALFCNVKAECVIPASDVDSIYQVPLNYHKEGFDEEVLKYFKINPKDHPLNLECWQEIDQRIHHPKASVKIAIVGKYSGFPDAYKSLLEALVHGGIANETKVSIKWINSEDLEGDALSLSDLFKETDGILVPGGFGERGAEGKIRAIEYARVQNIPFLGICFGLQMAIVEAARNLLKLEDANSTEFGPCKNPVVALLTEWEKDGAKELRTGQDNLGGTMRLGSYPCVLQKGSIISDIYGHATCINERHRHRWEVNSHYKLQLESAGIRFSGESPDGKLPEIIERSNHPFFIAVQFHPELKSRPFNPHPLFKSFIKASRTHKLNKSGDFK
- a CDS encoding DUF2384 domain-containing protein → MIGAAEIAGVMGGKEILGREIRANYDLMALIEEGIPKKSLRTILEDLGQEKKIYEIIPEGTYKKRKNIFKLAESERVERLARVYATAIHVFNEKEAAVAFMVSPHQLFGGRSPLSISRTERGARELEEMLWQVYFGLPV
- a CDS encoding RES domain-containing protein; translation: MTTLIVYRISDSRYPIFDGTGAMINGGRWNSPGNAVIYASLSFSCALLEILVRVGRGGIPKNQKYVKIEIPNTIKGEKIDSYKSGIEVRKMDILDCRTLGDIWYSKRKSAYLIVPSVVAPEDSNIIINTQHPDFHKIKVSTPLMIEWDERLFR